One window of Pithys albifrons albifrons isolate INPA30051 chromosome 18, PitAlb_v1, whole genome shotgun sequence genomic DNA carries:
- the LOC139680261 gene encoding bactericidal permeability-increasing protein-like isoform X1: MGVQSLVVACVALAQCLALTTATNPGFVVRITQAGLDYAHQHGITILEKELAQLKLPDISGDSRVLRVGKVHYELSSLHLRSFHLPYSRISPVPNVGLQVSISNAFAELDGDWRVKVFFVRGHGSFNLKVENVYIKVSLRLGSDGTGKPTVSTSDCSTRISNVRVHFSGRLGWLYNLFHNAIESRFKKILETKVCDSVAKSVHNDLQRYLRTLPVTASIDARAGIDYSLVAPPSATAQSLDAALKGEFYSLAHRSTVPFSPLPLSFPSDHDHMVYFGVSSYFFNTAGIAYHTAGALVFEITDAMIPKDVDFHLNTTTFSAFIPQLEQMYPDMPMKLRLSTPSAPFLNIGPEGISLRPVVDVQAYAILPNSSLAPLFLLSLTGNVSAVIDVRSGHIVGSLDVGRIKLSLKDSVVGTFPVRLLQSIMNIFASDILLPRLNARLETGFPLPLPDRIQLSNTLVRFHQQNFLLLGADVHFQPRP, translated from the exons ATGGGAGTGCAGAGCCTTGTGGTGGCTTGTGTGGCACTGGCCCAGTGCCTGGCACTCACCACAGCCACCAACCCCGGCTTTGTGGTGAGGATCACCCAGGCAGGCTTGGACTACG cccatcaGCACGGGATCACCATCCTGGAGAAGGAGCTGGCCCAGCTGAAGCTGCCAGACATCTCGGGTGACTCTCGTGTCTTGCGTGTGGGGAAGGTGCACTATGAGCTCTCCAG CCTGCACCTTCGCAGTTTCCACTTGCCGTACTCACGGATTTCCCCTGTCCCCAACGTGGGCCTGCAGGTCTCCATCTCCAACGCCTTTGCCGAGCTGGATGGGGACTGGCGGGTGAAGGTGTTCTTCGT CCGGGGCCACGGCTCATTCAACCTGAAAGTGGAGAATGTCTACATCAAAGTCAGCCTGAGGCTGGGCAGTGATGGCACTGGGAAACCCACTGTCAGCACCTCGGACTGCAGCACCCGCATCTCCAACGTCCGGGTGCACTTTTCTGGCAGACTTGG GTGGCTCTACAACCTCTTCCACAATGCTATTGAGTCCAGGTTCAAAAAGATTCTGGAGACCAAG GTGTGTGACAGCGTGGCCAAGTCTGTGCACAATGATCTCCAGAGATACCTCCGGACCCTGCCAG TCACGGCCAGCATAGATGCCAGGGCTGGAATCGATTACTCCTTGGTGGCACCCCCGTCTGCTACTGCCCAGTCCCTGGATGCAGCCCTGAAG ggtgAATTCTACTCCCTGGCCCATCGCTCCACTGTCCCCTTCTCACCACTGCCACTGTCCTTCCCTTCGGATCACGACCACATGGTTTACTTTGGGGTCTCCAGCTACTTCTTCAACACAGCTGGAATTGCCTACCACACAGCTGGGGCACTGGTCTTCGAAATCACGGATGCCATg ATTCCGAAGGATGTTGATTTCCACTTGAACACCACCACTTTCTCAGCCTTCATTCCCCAG ctggagcagatgTACCCGGACATGCCGATGAAGCTCAGGCTGTCCACCCCCTCTGCCCCATTCCTGAACATTGGACCAGAAGGAATCTCGCTGAGGCCCGTTGTGGATGTCCAGGCTTATGCCATCCTTCCCAACTCCAGCCTGgctcctctcttcctcctcagcCTG ACAGGGAATGTGTCCGCTGTCATCGATGTGAGATCTGGCCACATAGTTGGGAGTCTGGATGTGGGCAG GATCAAGCTCTCGCTGAAGGACTCCGTTGTTGGCACTTTCCCG gTACGACTGCTGCAGTCCATAATGAACATCTTTGCTTCTGACATCCTGCTGCCCCGGCTTAATG CTCGGTTAGAAACAGGTTTCCCTCTGCCATTGCCAGACAGGATCCAGCTCTCCAATACCCTTGTGAGGTTTCACCAG CAGAATTTCCTGCTGCTCGGAGCAGACGTTCACTTCCAGCCCCGGCCATGA
- the LOC139680261 gene encoding bactericidal permeability-increasing protein-like isoform X2, with protein MGVQSLVVACVALAQCLALTTATNPGFVVRITQAGLDYAHQHGITILEKELAQLKLPDISGDSRVLRVGKVHYELSSLHLRSFHLPYSRISPVPNVGLQVSISNAFAELDGDWRVKVFFVRGHGSFNLKVENVYIKVSLRLGSDGTGKPTVSTSDCSTRISNVRVHFSGRLGWLYNLFHNAIESRFKKILETKVCDSVAKSVHNDLQRYLRTLPVTASIDARAGIDYSLVAPPSATAQSLDAALKGEFYSLAHRSTVPFSPLPLSFPSDHDHMVYFGVSSYFFNTAGIAYHTAGALVFEITDAMIPKDVDFHLNTTTFSAFIPQLEQMYPDMPMKLRLSTPSAPFLNIGPEGISLRPVVDVQAYAILPNSSLAPLFLLSLTGNVSAVIDVRSGHIVGSLDVGRIKLSLKDSVVGTFPVRLLQSIMNIFASDILLPRLNARLETGFPLPLPDRIQLSNTLVRFHQNFLLLGADVHFQPRP; from the exons ATGGGAGTGCAGAGCCTTGTGGTGGCTTGTGTGGCACTGGCCCAGTGCCTGGCACTCACCACAGCCACCAACCCCGGCTTTGTGGTGAGGATCACCCAGGCAGGCTTGGACTACG cccatcaGCACGGGATCACCATCCTGGAGAAGGAGCTGGCCCAGCTGAAGCTGCCAGACATCTCGGGTGACTCTCGTGTCTTGCGTGTGGGGAAGGTGCACTATGAGCTCTCCAG CCTGCACCTTCGCAGTTTCCACTTGCCGTACTCACGGATTTCCCCTGTCCCCAACGTGGGCCTGCAGGTCTCCATCTCCAACGCCTTTGCCGAGCTGGATGGGGACTGGCGGGTGAAGGTGTTCTTCGT CCGGGGCCACGGCTCATTCAACCTGAAAGTGGAGAATGTCTACATCAAAGTCAGCCTGAGGCTGGGCAGTGATGGCACTGGGAAACCCACTGTCAGCACCTCGGACTGCAGCACCCGCATCTCCAACGTCCGGGTGCACTTTTCTGGCAGACTTGG GTGGCTCTACAACCTCTTCCACAATGCTATTGAGTCCAGGTTCAAAAAGATTCTGGAGACCAAG GTGTGTGACAGCGTGGCCAAGTCTGTGCACAATGATCTCCAGAGATACCTCCGGACCCTGCCAG TCACGGCCAGCATAGATGCCAGGGCTGGAATCGATTACTCCTTGGTGGCACCCCCGTCTGCTACTGCCCAGTCCCTGGATGCAGCCCTGAAG ggtgAATTCTACTCCCTGGCCCATCGCTCCACTGTCCCCTTCTCACCACTGCCACTGTCCTTCCCTTCGGATCACGACCACATGGTTTACTTTGGGGTCTCCAGCTACTTCTTCAACACAGCTGGAATTGCCTACCACACAGCTGGGGCACTGGTCTTCGAAATCACGGATGCCATg ATTCCGAAGGATGTTGATTTCCACTTGAACACCACCACTTTCTCAGCCTTCATTCCCCAG ctggagcagatgTACCCGGACATGCCGATGAAGCTCAGGCTGTCCACCCCCTCTGCCCCATTCCTGAACATTGGACCAGAAGGAATCTCGCTGAGGCCCGTTGTGGATGTCCAGGCTTATGCCATCCTTCCCAACTCCAGCCTGgctcctctcttcctcctcagcCTG ACAGGGAATGTGTCCGCTGTCATCGATGTGAGATCTGGCCACATAGTTGGGAGTCTGGATGTGGGCAG GATCAAGCTCTCGCTGAAGGACTCCGTTGTTGGCACTTTCCCG gTACGACTGCTGCAGTCCATAATGAACATCTTTGCTTCTGACATCCTGCTGCCCCGGCTTAATG CTCGGTTAGAAACAGGTTTCCCTCTGCCATTGCCAGACAGGATCCAGCTCTCCAATACCCTTGTGAGGTTTCACCAG AATTTCCTGCTGCTCGGAGCAGACGTTCACTTCCAGCCCCGGCCATGA